In the Wyeomyia smithii strain HCP4-BCI-WySm-NY-G18 chromosome 2, ASM2978416v1, whole genome shotgun sequence genome, one interval contains:
- the LOC129723242 gene encoding chitooligosaccharidolytic beta-N-acetylglucosaminidase isoform X2, protein MKYLTAIVVFSSFVALNGSFAQETESGPVWGYRCVDSRCEKVALDSNDTDREKAVSLSVCRLYCNEVFGTLWPRPTGDFRLGNNLIHINVYDVQWQWDKAYESLSRIWESSVQRFRGQLMKMVPSGSSLKSGGKRMIVKVTVSGDSLVLNYETDESYKVSISTADSGNVAVHIDAATYFGARHGLETLAQLIVFDDIRDELQIVADVEIKDSPAYVHRGVALDTSRNYVDVGSIKRTLDALAMVKMNVFHWHITDSQSFPLVINSQPMLHKYGAYSRKEIYTAEDVADIVQYALVRGIRVIPELDAPAHVGEGWEKTNLTSCFNYQPWVKYCVEPPCGQLDPTKDLVYDVLEDIYREMNAMFSRSDLFHMGGDEVSLGCWNTSVEIQQWMQAKGWDLNEVDFLKLWNYFQTNALERLDKSLGEKRPIVMWTSRLTEEPYVDQYLDKDRYIIQIWTTGNDPKLAKLLEKGFRVIISNYDALYLDCGFAGWVQDGNNWCSPYIGWQKVYNNDLKVMGGAYSSQVLGAEGALWTEQADQLTLDARLWPRLSALAERLWTDPRGGWQLADSRMLVHRERLVANGIAAESLQPKWCLQNEANCPMDQGRY, encoded by the exons ATGAAGTACCTAACAGCAATTGTTGTGTTCTCGAGTTTTGTGGCACTCAACGGATCTTTTGCACAAGAAACAGAAAG TGGGCCAGTATGGGGCTATCGTTGCGTGGATAGTCGCTGTGAGAAGGTGGCTCTGGATTCAAATGATACTGACCGGGAAAAAGCGGTCAGCCTGTCGGTGTGCCGTCTCTATTGCAATGAAGTATTCGGTACCCTGTGGCCACGTCCAACGGGTGACTTCCGGTTGGGCAATAATTTGATTCACATCAACGTTTACGATGTTCAATGGCAATGGGATAAAGCATACGAATCGTTAAGCCGCATCTGGGAATCCAGTGTGCAACGATTCCGAGGACAGTTAATGAAAATGGTTCCATCTGGAAGTTCTCTGAAGAGCGGCGGTAAGCGTATGATTGTGAAAGTTACCGTCAGTGGAGACTCGCTGGTATTAAACTACGAAACAGACGAAAGCTATAAGGTGTCGATTAGTACAGCGGACTCTGGTAACGTGGCGGTGCATATTGATGCAGCTACATATTTTGGAGCGAGGCATGGATTGGAAACATTGGCACAATTAATTGTATTCGATGATATTCGTGACGAATTACAGATAGTGGCAGACGTGGAAATTAAAGACTCACCTGCCTACGTTCATCGAGGTGTTGCATTGGATACATCTAGGAACTATGTAGATGTAGGATCGATAAAACGAACTTTGGATGCGTTGGCAATGGTCAAAATGAACGTCTTCCATTGGCACATAACGGACTCGCAAAGTTTTCCATTAGTGATCAATTCTCAACCGATGCTTCATAAGTATGGTGCCTACTCGCGTAAAGAAATCTACACTGCCGAAGATGTTGCAGACATAGTACAGTACGCTTTGGTCCGTGGCATACGAGTCATTCCGGAGCTGGATGCTCCTGCTCATGTTGGTGAAGGCTGGGAAAAAACTAACCTCACCAGTTGTTTCAACTATCAACCGTGGGTTAAATACTGTGTAGAGCCTCCATGCGGACAACTCGATCCTACAAAAGATCTGGTATATGATGTGTTAGAAGATATCTATCGAGAAATGAATGCCATGTTTAGCCGCTCAGATTTGTTTCACATGGGAGGTGATGAAGTTTCGCTTGGGTGCTGGAACACTAGCGTGGAAATTCAACAGTGGATGCAAGCCAAGGGTTGGGACCTAAATGAAGTAGATTTTCTTAAACTGTGGAACTATTTCCAAACCAATGCGCTCGAAAGGCTAGACAAGTCGCTGGGAGAAAAACGTCCAATTGTTATGTGGACCAGTCGACTCACTGAGGAGCCATATGTAGATCAGTATTTGGATAAAGATAGATACATTATTCAAATCTGGACGACCGGGAACGATCCCAAACTGGCGAAACTGCTGGAAAAAGGTTTTCGAGTaatcatttcaaattatgaTGCTCTCTATCTTGACTGTGGTTTTGCTGGTTGGGTTCAGGATGGTAACAATTGGTGTTCGCCTTACATTGGTTGGCAGAAGGTTTACAACAATGATCTGAAAGTAATGGGTGGCGCCTACTCATCACAAGTTCTAGGAGCCGAAGGAGCTTTGTGGACTGAGCAAGCCGATCAATTGACGCTGGATGCTCGTTTGTGGCCTCGATTGAGCGCACTTGCCGAACGGCTCTGGACTGATCCTCGAGGCGGATGGCAGCTGGCCGATTCGCGCATGTTGGTGCATCGTGAACGCTTAGTCGCCAACGGAATTGCCGCTGAAAGTTTGCAACCAAAATGGTGTTTGCAGAACGAAGCAAACTGTCCAATGGATCAAGGCAGATATTAG
- the LOC129723242 gene encoding chitooligosaccharidolytic beta-N-acetylglucosaminidase isoform X1 yields the protein MAWKDNFYLHKKMKYLTAIVVFSSFVALNGSFAQETESGPVWGYRCVDSRCEKVALDSNDTDREKAVSLSVCRLYCNEVFGTLWPRPTGDFRLGNNLIHINVYDVQWQWDKAYESLSRIWESSVQRFRGQLMKMVPSGSSLKSGGKRMIVKVTVSGDSLVLNYETDESYKVSISTADSGNVAVHIDAATYFGARHGLETLAQLIVFDDIRDELQIVADVEIKDSPAYVHRGVALDTSRNYVDVGSIKRTLDALAMVKMNVFHWHITDSQSFPLVINSQPMLHKYGAYSRKEIYTAEDVADIVQYALVRGIRVIPELDAPAHVGEGWEKTNLTSCFNYQPWVKYCVEPPCGQLDPTKDLVYDVLEDIYREMNAMFSRSDLFHMGGDEVSLGCWNTSVEIQQWMQAKGWDLNEVDFLKLWNYFQTNALERLDKSLGEKRPIVMWTSRLTEEPYVDQYLDKDRYIIQIWTTGNDPKLAKLLEKGFRVIISNYDALYLDCGFAGWVQDGNNWCSPYIGWQKVYNNDLKVMGGAYSSQVLGAEGALWTEQADQLTLDARLWPRLSALAERLWTDPRGGWQLADSRMLVHRERLVANGIAAESLQPKWCLQNEANCPMDQGRY from the exons ATGGCTTGGAAAG ATAACTTTTATCTGCACAAAAAGATGAAGTACCTAACAGCAATTGTTGTGTTCTCGAGTTTTGTGGCACTCAACGGATCTTTTGCACAAGAAACAGAAAG TGGGCCAGTATGGGGCTATCGTTGCGTGGATAGTCGCTGTGAGAAGGTGGCTCTGGATTCAAATGATACTGACCGGGAAAAAGCGGTCAGCCTGTCGGTGTGCCGTCTCTATTGCAATGAAGTATTCGGTACCCTGTGGCCACGTCCAACGGGTGACTTCCGGTTGGGCAATAATTTGATTCACATCAACGTTTACGATGTTCAATGGCAATGGGATAAAGCATACGAATCGTTAAGCCGCATCTGGGAATCCAGTGTGCAACGATTCCGAGGACAGTTAATGAAAATGGTTCCATCTGGAAGTTCTCTGAAGAGCGGCGGTAAGCGTATGATTGTGAAAGTTACCGTCAGTGGAGACTCGCTGGTATTAAACTACGAAACAGACGAAAGCTATAAGGTGTCGATTAGTACAGCGGACTCTGGTAACGTGGCGGTGCATATTGATGCAGCTACATATTTTGGAGCGAGGCATGGATTGGAAACATTGGCACAATTAATTGTATTCGATGATATTCGTGACGAATTACAGATAGTGGCAGACGTGGAAATTAAAGACTCACCTGCCTACGTTCATCGAGGTGTTGCATTGGATACATCTAGGAACTATGTAGATGTAGGATCGATAAAACGAACTTTGGATGCGTTGGCAATGGTCAAAATGAACGTCTTCCATTGGCACATAACGGACTCGCAAAGTTTTCCATTAGTGATCAATTCTCAACCGATGCTTCATAAGTATGGTGCCTACTCGCGTAAAGAAATCTACACTGCCGAAGATGTTGCAGACATAGTACAGTACGCTTTGGTCCGTGGCATACGAGTCATTCCGGAGCTGGATGCTCCTGCTCATGTTGGTGAAGGCTGGGAAAAAACTAACCTCACCAGTTGTTTCAACTATCAACCGTGGGTTAAATACTGTGTAGAGCCTCCATGCGGACAACTCGATCCTACAAAAGATCTGGTATATGATGTGTTAGAAGATATCTATCGAGAAATGAATGCCATGTTTAGCCGCTCAGATTTGTTTCACATGGGAGGTGATGAAGTTTCGCTTGGGTGCTGGAACACTAGCGTGGAAATTCAACAGTGGATGCAAGCCAAGGGTTGGGACCTAAATGAAGTAGATTTTCTTAAACTGTGGAACTATTTCCAAACCAATGCGCTCGAAAGGCTAGACAAGTCGCTGGGAGAAAAACGTCCAATTGTTATGTGGACCAGTCGACTCACTGAGGAGCCATATGTAGATCAGTATTTGGATAAAGATAGATACATTATTCAAATCTGGACGACCGGGAACGATCCCAAACTGGCGAAACTGCTGGAAAAAGGTTTTCGAGTaatcatttcaaattatgaTGCTCTCTATCTTGACTGTGGTTTTGCTGGTTGGGTTCAGGATGGTAACAATTGGTGTTCGCCTTACATTGGTTGGCAGAAGGTTTACAACAATGATCTGAAAGTAATGGGTGGCGCCTACTCATCACAAGTTCTAGGAGCCGAAGGAGCTTTGTGGACTGAGCAAGCCGATCAATTGACGCTGGATGCTCGTTTGTGGCCTCGATTGAGCGCACTTGCCGAACGGCTCTGGACTGATCCTCGAGGCGGATGGCAGCTGGCCGATTCGCGCATGTTGGTGCATCGTGAACGCTTAGTCGCCAACGGAATTGCCGCTGAAAGTTTGCAACCAAAATGGTGTTTGCAGAACGAAGCAAACTGTCCAATGGATCAAGGCAGATATTAG
- the LOC129724819 gene encoding clavesin-2-like, whose protein sequence is MASYCVDKTPASYEPYIFSLSDKYRELARKELGEDDDIRQQSLTHLREWISKHPYIRKCRTDSVFLLRFLRFRKFSVPQAQAAIERYLAMRQTFPEWFQKMDSNDRLMQETIDDEVFSIMGRDEAGRTVVWIRFGRFNVEKLSQVAMFRFTMLFLEALMDDEEVQIGGYRVWVDYTESTMKHYGIWGISDLKLLMDAVNRSMPIRIREIQGAKLPKFAIAIANLLLSFASSKLKNRVTCNPTVLESKQFFDKSLWPQQYDGVLDSTGIAGNLRKLLAEKRAAILALDDMDIDIEHYSSLWNQPTTPTGSDIDGGIAGCFRKLNVD, encoded by the exons ATGGCTAGCTATTGCGTGGACAAAACTCCAGCCAGTTATGAACCGTATATATTTTCGCTTTCGGACAAGTATCGTGAACTAGCGCGAAAGGAGCTTGGTGAAGATGACGACATTCGACAGCAATCGTTGACACACCTCCGAGAATGGATTTCTAAACATCCTTACATTCGGAAGTGCCGAACGGATTCCGTGTTTTTATTGCGATTCTTGAGGTTCCGGAAGTTTTCTGTCCCGCAGGCTCAAGCTGCGATCGAACGGTACCTGGCCATGCGACAGACCTTCCCGGAGTGGTTTCAAAAGATGGATTCAAATGACCGATTGATGCAGGAAACCATAGACGATGAGGTTTTTAGCATTATGGGTCGTGATGAGGCAGGTCGAACTGTCGTTTGGATACGATTTGGACGGTTTAATGTGGAGAAGCTAAGTCAGGTAGCTATGTTTCGTTTTACGATGCTATTTCTGGAAGCGTTGATGGACGACGAAGAGGTACAGATCGGGGGTTACAGGGTTTGGGTCGATTACACCGAGAGTACGATGAAGCACTACGGTATATGGGGAATATCGGATTTAAAACTACTGATGGATGCAGTCAACCGGTCAATGCCGATTAGAATTCGAGAGATTCAAGGAGCGAAGCTTCCAAAATTTGCCATAGCGATCgcaaatttgttgttgagtttcGCCTCTTCGAAATTGAAGAACAGAGTAACG TGCAATCCGACAGTGCTAGAGTCGAAACAATTCTTCGATAAATCATTATGGCCTCAGCAATACGATGGAGTGCTTGACTCAACCGGAATAGCAGGTAATTTGCGCAAACTTTTAGCAGAGAAACGTGCTGCAATTTTAGCTTTGGATGATATGGACATTGATATTGAACACTATTCGTCACTGTGGAATCAGCCCACCACTCCTACAGGTAGTGATATCGATGGAGGAATTGCCGGTTGTTTCCGGAAACTCAATGTGGATTAA
- the LOC129724820 gene encoding clavesin-2-like: protein MASAEAFSVEKNPAVYKTYNSCNLTDEDRQLAKVELGEDDTTREQCLQQMRDWIARHQHIDKCRTDPLFLLRFLRARKLNLPDACEMLERYLSMRQVFKIWYENLDPEDKYMKQLVATEGALPLGFDERGRMVALVKVRNFDPAKYTCHHLGRFTHMALEAFYDDEQVQIGGGVAIVDCEDAAMAHFTLFKLSDIRNFMEHLKYALPVRVQEVHIIGLPRIGAAIGDLIVSLASTEMKRRIHFHATLEDAIKLLDQSMLPMEYGGTQDARDITERLRKRLQTNRNALVQLDEMMIDVTPYASFWHQGRDEDVEFGMEID, encoded by the exons ATGGCAAGTGCAGAAGCTTTTAGTGTTGAAAAAAATCCTGCCGTGTATAAAACATACAACAGTTGTAATTTAACAGACGAAGATCGTCAACTGGCCAAGGTAGAACTGGGAGAAGATGACACGACTCGAGAGCAATGTCTCCAGCAGATGCGGGATTGGATCGCGCGACATCAGCATATCGACAAGTGCCGTACGGATCCCCTTTTTTTGTTGAGATTTTTGAGGGCGAGAAAACTCAACCTTCCGGATGCCTGCGAAATGTTGGAACGATACCTGTCTATGCGACAGGTTTTCAAAATATGGTACGAAAATCTGGACCCGGAGGATAAATACATGAAGCAGCTGGTAGCGACGGAAGGCGCTTTACCATTGGGGTTTGATGAGCGTGGACGGATGGTAGCATTGGTGAAAGTGCGAAACTTTGACCCAGCTAAGTATACATGTCATCATTTGGGCCGATTTACCCACATGGCGTTGGAGGCTTTCTATGACGATGAACAGGTTCAAATTGGAGGAGGCGTTGCTATCGTGGATTGCGAAGACGCCGCAATGGCCCACTTTACACTGTTTAAGTTATCGGACATTAGAAACTTCATGGAACATTTGAAGTATGCTTTACCAGTTCGTGTTCAAGAAGTGCACATTATCGGACTGCCTCGTATTGGAGCCGCGATTGGTGATCTCATCGTTAGTCTTGCTAGCACCGAGATGAAACGAAGGATTCAT TTTCACGCAACACTGGAGGATGCGATAAAACTGTTGGACCAGTCAATGCTGCCGATGGAATACGGAGGAACTCAAGATGCGAGAGATATCACAGAGCGTTTGCGGAAACGCTTGCAGACAAACCGGAATGCCTTGGTTCAACTCGATGAGATGATGATCGATGTCACACCGTACGCTAGCTTTTGGCATCAAGGTCGGGATGAAGATGTGGAATTTGGAATGGAAATTGACTGA
- the LOC129723243 gene encoding retinaldehyde-binding protein 1-like — MASNAKAYSFTLSNEYRELARKELREDEGTREQALMQMREWIEKNPYIKTCRTDDTFLLKFLRYRKFSVPQATEALERYLVARQKFPEWFRKLDPLEATMNDILKDGPFVVLGRDQDGRTAILIRYSRFNVDKVTPQSICRYVLMMMEVLSEEEEFQIAGTCLWEDHSDMPMKFVGMFSLTELSSILQVLMKTMPVRIRQINWINLPKFAAAIANFARAFVSGKVQERIIVHATVHEAKTQLHESLWPLEYGGKIDVDLLNREMIAKLEEKRDFLLALDDMEIHADHYMNLWKENNPHSAREIDSGIIGSFRKLNVD; from the exons ATGGCTTCTAACGCTAAAGCTTACAGTTTTACACTTTCTAATGAGTATCGCGAACTGGCGCGTAAGGAACTGCGTGAAGATGAAGGAACTCGAGAACAAGCGTTGATGCAAATGCGTGAGTGGATCGAAAAAAATCCATACATAAAAACATGTCGCACCGATGACACATTTTTACTCAAATTCCTGCGCTATCGGAAATTCTCCGTTCCTCAAGCCACGGAAGCGCTTGAGCGGTATCTCGTTGCCAGGCAGAAGTTTCCGGAATGGTTTCGCAAGTTAGATCCCCTAGAGGCTACAATGAATGACATTTTGAAGGATGGGCCATTTGTGGTTTTGGGTCGTGATCAAGATGGGAGGACGGCCATTCTGATTCGCTATAGTCGATTCAACGTGGACAAAGTGACACCTCAGTCGATATGTAGATATGTGCTGATGATGATGGAAGTTCTGTCGGAAGAGGAGGAATTCCAGATCGCTGGTACTTGCCTGTGGGAGGATCACAGTGATATGCCGATGAAGTTCGTGGGAATGTTCAGTTTAACGGAGCTCAGCTCGATACTGCAGGTCCTAATGAAAACTATGCCGGTTCGGATACGACAGATCAATTGGATCAACCTACCAAAATTCGCGGCAGCAATTGCTAATTTCGCACGGGCTTTTGTGAGCGGGAAAGTGCAAGAGAGGATTATT GTTCACGCAACGGTCCACGAAGCAAAGACGCAACTGCATGAATCGCTATGGCCTCTAGAATACGGCGGAAAAATAGATGTCGACTTGCTCAACCGAGAGATGATTGCAAAGCTAGAAGAGAAACGGGATTTTCTGTTGGCTTTGGATGACATGGAGATTCATGCCGATCATTATATGAATTTATGGAAAGAAAACAACCCTCATTCTGCCAGAGAAATTGACTCGGGCATAATCGGCAGTTTTCGgaagctgaatgttgattaa